One window of Perca fluviatilis chromosome 12, GENO_Pfluv_1.0, whole genome shotgun sequence genomic DNA carries:
- the zgc:153846 gene encoding gamma-crystallin M1: MGKIVFYEERNFQGRSYECMSDCSDMSSYLSRCQSCRVESGCFMVYERPNYMGMQFFMRRGEYHDMQRMMSMGMMFDSIRSCRMIPYHRGQFRMRIYERENFGGQMNELMDDCDNIMDRYRMNDCMSCHVMDGHWLMYEQPQYRGRMMYLRPGEYRSFRDMGMSGMRWMSMRRITDMC, from the exons ATGGGCAAG ATTGTCTTCTACGAGGAGAGGAACTTCCAGGGTCGCTCCTATGAGTGCATGAGCGACTGCTCTGACATGTCCTCTTACCTGAGCAGGTGCCAGTCCTGCAGGGTGGAGAGCGGCTGCTTCATGGTCTACGAGCGTCCCAACTACATGGGTATGCAGTTCTTCATGAGGAGGGGCGAGTACCATGACATGCAGCGCATGATGAGCATGGGAATGATGTTCGACTCCATCAGATCCTGCAGAATGATCCCTTAT CACAGAGGTCAGTTCAGGATGAGGATCTACGAGAGGGAGAACTTCGGTGGTCAGATGAATGAGCTGATGGACGACTGCGACAACATCATGGACCGTTACCGTATGAACGACTGCATGTCCTGCCACGTGATGGACGGCCACTGGCTGATGTACGAGCAGCCCCAATACAGAGGCAGGATGATGTACCTGAGGCCCGGGGAGTACAGGAGCTTCAGGGACATGGGCATGAGCGGCATGAGGTGGATGAGCATGAGGCGTATCACTGATATGTGCTAG
- the LOC120570628 gene encoding gamma-crystallin M2-like → MGKIIFYEDRNFQGRSHECSSDSADLHSYFNRCNSIKVESGCFMVYERPNYMGNQYYLRRGEYSDNQRVIGMNDCVRSCRLIPQHQGSYRMRLYERPDMSGQMHELVDDCPNVQDRLSMSDFNSCNVMDGHWLMYDQPNYKGRAYYLRPGEYRRYSDWGGVSPRVGSLRRISDLN, encoded by the exons ATGGGGAAG ATCATTTTTTATGAGGACAGAAACTTCCAGGGGCGCTCTCATGAGTGCAGCAGTGACAGTGCCGACCTGCACTCCTACTTCAACAGATGCAACTCCATCAAGGTGGAGAGCGGCTGCTTCATGGTCTACGAGAGGCCCAATTACATGGGCAACCAGTACTACCTTAGGAGAGGGGAGTACTCTGATAACCAGCGTGTGATTGGCATGAACGACTGTGTCAGATCTTGCCGTTTGATCCCCCAG CACCAAGGCTCCTACAGGATGAGGCTTTACGAACGCCCTGACATGTCCGGCCAGATGCACGAGCTGGTGGACGACTGCCCAAATGTCCAGGACCGCCTCAGCATGTCCGACTTCAACTCCTGTAACGTGATGGACGGCCACTGGCTGATGTACGACCAGCCCAACTACAAGGGCAGAGCGTACTACCTGAGGCCCGGAGAGTACAGGAGATACAGCGACTGGGGAGGCGTCAGCCCAAGAGTCGGCTCCCTCAGGAGAATCAGTGACTTGAACTGA
- the LOC120569289 gene encoding gamma-crystallin M2-like: MSKITFYEDRNYQGRSYECDIDCPDMHPHFSRCNSIKVESGCWVLYEKPNYTGYQYVLTRGDYPDYQRWMGYNDTIRSCRTFSYTSEGPYRMRIYERPNLQGQMMEFSDDCESVQDHFRSRDIYSCNVMEGYWTLYEHPNYRGRQYFMRPGEYRKFSDWGATCATTGSFRRITDF; the protein is encoded by the exons ATGAGTAAG ATCACATTTTACGAGGACAGGAACTACCAGGGTCGCTCCTATGAGTGCGACATCGACTGCCCTGACATGCATCCCCACTTCAGCCGCTGCAACTCCATCAAGGTGGAGAGCGGCTGCTGGGTGCTGTATGAGAAGCCCAACTACACCGGCTACCAGTACGTCCTGACCAGAGGCGATTACCCAGACTACCAGCGCTGGATGGGCTACAACGACACCATCCGGTCCTGTCGTACTTTCTCCTAT ACCAGCGAGGGCCCTTACCGCATGCGCATCTACGAGCGTCCCAACCTCCAGGGTCAGATGATGGAGTTCAGCGATGACTGCGAGTCGGTGCAGGATCATTTCCGCAGCCGTGACATCTACTCTTGCAACGTCATGGAGGGCTACTGGACCCTCTACGAGCACCCCAACTACCGCGGCCGGCAGTACTTCATGAGGCCCGGAGAGTACCGCAAGTTCAGTGACTGGGGGGCCACCTGCGCCACCACCGGGTCCTTCCGCAGAATCACAGATTTTTAA
- the LOC120570629 gene encoding gamma-crystallin S-1-like — MGKIIFYEDRNFEGQHYECMSDCADLHSMFDRCRSIRVESGMFMIYDRPGYMGTQYFMKRGEYNDYLGMTGMTECVRSCRMIPVHSGNFRMRLYEHFDMGGEMMELTDNCPNLMDRFHMSNFNSCNVMEGHWLIYEQANYRGRHYYVRPGQYKSFNEWSGNNSKIGSIRRLMDL, encoded by the exons ATGGGAAAG ATTATCTTCTACGAGGACAGGAACTTTGAAGGCCAGCACTATGAGTGCATGAGTGACTGCGCTGACCTGCACTCCATGTTCGACCGCTGCCGCTCCATCCGGGTGGAGAGCGGCATGTTCATGATCTACGACCGCCCCGGCTACATGGGAACCCAGTACTTCATGAAGAGGGGAGAGTACAACGACTACCTGGGAATGACGGGCATGACTGAGTGTGTCAGGTCCTGCCGCATGATCCCCGTG CACAGCGGCAACTTCAGGATGAGGCTCTACGAGCATTTCGACATGGGAGGTGAGATGATGGAGCTGACAGACAACTGCCCCAACCTCATGGATCGTTTCCACATGTCCAACTTCAACTCCTGCAACGTGATGGAGGGCCACTGGCTCATCTACGAGCAGGCCAACTACAGGGGGCGTCACTACTACGTCCGGCCCGGCCAGTACAAGAGCTTCAACGAGTGGAGCGGCAACAACTCCAAGATCGGCTCCATCAGGCGACTCATGGATCTCTAA
- the LOC120570626 gene encoding gamma-crystallin S-1-like isoform X2 yields MAEKRANMSKIIFYEDKNFSGCNFECSNDCADLMCILKNCNSIKVESGCFMIYEKSNYSGDQYCLKRGEYPDSQHWMSAIASVCSCRLIHAPGAFNMRLYERLEFGGKVMDLMDDCPSVIDRFQVNDIFSCNVTDGNWLFYEHPNYCGRMYLIRPGEYKRFSEWGARSARVGSIKRILDY; encoded by the exons ATGGCAGAAAAACGGGCCAACATGTCGAAG ATTATCTTCTATGAGGACAAGAACTTCTCCGGGTGCAATTTTGAGTGCAGCAATGACTGTGCGGACCTGATGTGCATCCTGAAAAACTGCAACTCCATCAAGGTGGAGAGCGGCTGCTTCATGATCTATGAAAAATCCAACTACAGTGGGGACCAGTACTGCCTGAAGAGAGGAGAGTATCCTGACAGCCAACACTGGATGAGTGCCATCGCCTCGGTCTGCTCCTGTCGCCTCATACACGCG CCTGGGGCGTTCAACATGCGCCTGTATGAGCGTCTCGAGTTCGGAGGTAAGGTGATGGACCTGATGGATGACTGCCCCAGCGTCATAGACCGCTTCCAAGTGAACGACATCTTCTCCTGCAACGTGACCGATGGCAACTGGCTCTTCTATGAGCACCCTAACTACTGCGGCAGGATGTACCTGATAAGGCCTGGAGAGTACAAGAGGTTCAGTGAGTGGGGCGCCAGGAGCGCCAGGGTCGGCTCCATCAAACGCATTCTGGACTATTGA
- the LOC120570626 gene encoding gamma-crystallin M2-like isoform X1 produces MAEKRANMSKIIFYEDKNFSGCNFECSNDCADLMCILKNCNSIKVESGCFMIYEKSNYSGDQYCLKRGEYPDSQHWMSAIASVCSCRLIHAQPGAFNMRLYERLEFGGKVMDLMDDCPSVIDRFQVNDIFSCNVTDGNWLFYEHPNYCGRMYLIRPGEYKRFSEWGARSARVGSIKRILDY; encoded by the exons ATGGCAGAAAAACGGGCCAACATGTCGAAG ATTATCTTCTATGAGGACAAGAACTTCTCCGGGTGCAATTTTGAGTGCAGCAATGACTGTGCGGACCTGATGTGCATCCTGAAAAACTGCAACTCCATCAAGGTGGAGAGCGGCTGCTTCATGATCTATGAAAAATCCAACTACAGTGGGGACCAGTACTGCCTGAAGAGAGGAGAGTATCCTGACAGCCAACACTGGATGAGTGCCATCGCCTCGGTCTGCTCCTGTCGCCTCATACACGCG CAGCCTGGGGCGTTCAACATGCGCCTGTATGAGCGTCTCGAGTTCGGAGGTAAGGTGATGGACCTGATGGATGACTGCCCCAGCGTCATAGACCGCTTCCAAGTGAACGACATCTTCTCCTGCAACGTGACCGATGGCAACTGGCTCTTCTATGAGCACCCTAACTACTGCGGCAGGATGTACCTGATAAGGCCTGGAGAGTACAAGAGGTTCAGTGAGTGGGGCGCCAGGAGCGCCAGGGTCGGCTCCATCAAACGCATTCTGGACTATTGA
- the LOC120570579 gene encoding uncharacterized protein C2orf80-like, translating to MEARQLKRAVEALIGDYIGQKLRETSFDPKGKGTSTMLDDLAHYDLAISVALWWLDKEEGRDMLDGDIIGATSSSGSAQYPNRLEREAMILSSFAGIIMNSLPVDEILALYRCKPAASYSNQKSKGTIVYPFTLSYHPFAMLGSYKAVYHSKKHSQKLKRWLSEREKASVLPGRVSVHSSSSSSSSSHSFLSDNSDRREERAEHHEGSLESLHD from the exons ATGGAGGCAAGGCAGCTGAAAAGAGCTGTTGAGGCGCTTAT TGGTGATTACATTGGGCAGAAACTGAGAGAAACTTCTTTTGATCCAAAGGGGAAGGGGACCTCTACAATGCTGGATGACCTG GCTCACTATGACCTGGCCATTAGTGTTGCCCTTTGGTGGTTGGACAAAGAAGAGGGACGGGACATGCTTGACGGAGACATCAT TGGAGCAACAAGCAGCTCAGGAAGTGCCCAGTACCCTAATCGCTTAGAACGAGAGGCCATGATCCTGTCCTCATTTGCTGGGATAATTATG AACAGCCTGCCGGTGGACGAAATCCTGGCTCTGTACAGGTGTAAACCAGCTGCTTCATACTCGAACCAGAAATCCAAG GGCACAATTGTGTACCCCTTCACTCTGTCCTACCATCCGTTTGCAATGCTTGGCTCTTACAAGGCGGTGTACCACTCCAAGAAGCACA GTCAAAAGTTGAAAAGATGGCTGTCTGAGAGAGAGAAGGCTAGTGTCCTACCTGGACGAGTTTCAGTGCActcttcttcatcttcctcctcctcgtctcaCTCCTTCCTCAGT GACAACAGTGATCGCCGGGAGGAAAGAGCTGAGCACCATGAAGGTTCACTGGAGTCTCTGCATGACTGA
- the si:dkey-57a22.15 gene encoding gamma-crystallin M2 → MGKIIFYEDKNFQGRSYECGNDCTDLHSYFSRCNSIRVESGCFMIYERPNFMGHQYFMRRGEYPDYQRWMGFSSCIRSCRMIPLYRGSYRLRIYEKPDFSGHMMEFMDDCPCVSDRFHHRHVYSSNVMNGFWIFYEYPNYRGRQYFLRPGEYRRYRDWCATCAIVGSFRRVTEF, encoded by the exons ATGGGCAAG ATTATCTTTTACGAGGACAAGAACTTCCAGGGTCGGAGCTATGAGTGCGGCAACGACTGCACGGACCTTCACTCGTACTTCAGCCGCTGCAACTCCATCAGGGTGGAGAGCGGCTGCTTCATGATCTATGAGCGTCCCAACTTCATGGGCCACCAGTACTTCATGAGGAGGGGAGAGTACCCCGACTACCAGAGGTGGATGGGCTTCAGCAGCTGTATCCGCTCGTGCAGGATGATTCCACTG TATCGAGGCTCCTACAGATTGCGTATCTATGAGAAGCCCGACTTCAGCGGCCACATGATGGAGTTCATGGATGactgtccctgtgtgtctgaCCGTTTCCATCACCGCCATGTCTACTCCAGTAATGTTATGAATGGCTTCTGGATCTTCTATGAGTACCCCAACTACCGAGGCAGACAGTACTTCCTGAGACCTGGGGAGTACAGGAGGTACCGCGACTGGTGCGCCACCTGCGCCATTGTCGGCTCCTTCAGGAGGGTCACCGAATTTTAG